Proteins co-encoded in one Brassica oleracea var. oleracea cultivar TO1000 chromosome C4, BOL, whole genome shotgun sequence genomic window:
- the LOC106341458 gene encoding agamous-like MADS-box protein AGL62, which produces MPRSTGGRKKIPIEKMEKDANLQVTFSKRRQGLFKKASELCTLCNVGMGVIVFSPGQKVFSFGNPDVKSVIDNFKNHNHSPLLYTQDGLNPTIQNLNSLLTQELTILEMEKKRKKELDEIKNKREEIEKWWEKSPNQLDLSQNTCLTRALENLKMELVSQRSQQLQAIDPPNYYGESYNNIVGGGNVDLFDQTSMFDGNASNYNPNMIISNHGPMVENNHKTNVFEAFRPRSNLNLPE; this is translated from the exons ATGCCAAGAAGCACAGGAGGTCGTAAAAAAATACCGATTGAGAAAATGGAGAAGGATGCCAACCTTCAAGTTACCTTTTCAAAGAGAAGACAAGGTCTTTTTAAAAAAGCTAGTGAACTTTGCACCTTATGTAATGTAGGAATGGGAGTAATTGTGTTTTCACCAGGTCAAAAAGTATTTTCTTTTGGCAATCCAGATGTTAAATCTGTAATCGATAATTTTAAAAATCACAACCATAGTCCTCTTTTATATACCCAAGACGGTTTAAACCCAACAATCCAAAATCTCAACAGCTTACTCACTCAG GAGTTGACAATCCTTGAAATGGAGAAAAAAAGGAAGAAAGAGTTGGATGAGATAAAAAATAAGAGAGAAGAAATAGAAAAATGGTGGGAAAAATCTCCTAATCAACTTGACTTAAGTCAAAACACTTGTCTAACTAGAGCTCTGGAAAATCTGAAAATGGAGTTGGTAAGTCAACGGTCCCAACAATTGCAAGCAATTGATCCTCCCAATTATTATGGTGAAAGTTACAACAACATTGTTGGTGGTGGCAATGTCGATCTTTTCGACCAAACAAGCATGTTCGATGGGAATGCGTCCAACTATAATCCTAATATGATTATTTCTAATCATGGACCCATGGTTGAAAATAATCATAAAACCAATGTCTTTGAAGCATTCCGTCCAAGATCCAATCTGAATTTGCCTGAGTAA
- the LOC106338216 gene encoding uncharacterized protein LOC106338216: MENVEKLQFPALDITGTNYISWVTNVELHLESLSLSQSIKENNTSTPQENAKSKDITLPPARDEWQSLRFQDFDKVMNYNSAVLGIVAKLRYCGEIITESQMLEKTYTTLHKSHITLQQQYRLRGYTKFSELIVALLIAEKNNELLIKNHMTRPTGSKPFPEANALDAKKPVKENKTFRGRGRGRQNYRGRGRKYNPQDRKSFQWVRSEQSPKGREHQGNISQ, from the exons ATGGAAAACGTAGAGAAGCTCCAATTTCCAGCTTTAGACATCACTGGTACCAACTACATTTCATGGGTTACAAATGTTGAACTTCATCTTGAATCTCTTAGTCTATCCCAGTCCATTAAAGAGAATAATACTTCAACGCCTCAAGAAAATGCTAAATCG AAAGACATAACACTTCCACCTGCTCGGGATGAATGGCAGAGTCTGAGATTCCAAGATTTCGACAAAGTGATGAATTACAATTCTGCTGTGTTAGGAATTGTGGCCAAATTGAGATACTGTGGTGAAATAATCACCGAATCTCAAATGCTTGAGAAGACATACACCACATTACACAAGAGCCACATCACCCTGCAACAACAATACAGGTTGCGGGGATATACCAAATTTTCGGAATTGATTGTGGCGCTTCTCATAGCAGAAAAGAACAACGAACTTCTGATCAAGAATCACATGACTCGTCCAACTGGTTCTAAACCATTTCCTGAAGCAAACGCATTAGATGCGAAGAAACCAGTCAAGGAAAATAAGACCTTTCGGGGTCGCGGTCGTGGTCGTCAAAACTACCGTGGACGTGGACGAAAGTACAATCCACAAGATAGGAAGTCATTCCAGTGGGTCCGCTCTGAGCAATCCCCTAAGGGAAGAGAACACCAAGGAAATATCTCCCAGTAG
- the LOC106338215 gene encoding protein NRT1/ PTR FAMILY 4.2-like, which yields MKNEIEERFEDWKGREAIPGKHGGIGPASIACVVEVMENIVFVANGFNFVEYFMSSMHYSPATAANMVTNFMGTTFLLTLLGGFIADSFLTNFTTFIIFCCLELMGLILLTFQSYSPKLQPESDKTPSTLQATILFTGLYAMAFGAGGIKASLPTHGGDQLDRGNPRLISRFFNWFYFSICCGSILAVTIVVSIEESKGWFWSFTISAGTLALALLIFMAGLPFYRFKSPTGSSLTRITKVIVSAARNRNKSDLDEEMMQSLTSTDEGISHTKLKCLDKAMLNKNISAIEVAETRTFLGLLLIFFSTIAMNCCLAQLSTFSVQQGMIMDRKLFGSFEIPVPSLVVIPLLLVILSIPLYDYFGKGISSDISPSFNLNRIRLGLALSSFSMVVAAIVETTRKYVAVHYDFKISVLWLMVQYLMLTVADTLAFGGMLDFFYREAPSNMKSMSTALGWCSAAFGFFLSTALVEITNTITGWLGHQWLGGEDLNETSLELFYVVLFVLNTLNLLNYNFWTKGY from the exons ATGAAGAATGAAATAGAAGAGAGGTTTGAAGATTGGAAAGGTAGAGAGGCAATCCCTGGCAAACATGGTGGGATCGGACCGGCATCTATTGCTTGTG TTGTAGAGGTGATGGAGAACATAGTGTTCGTTGCTAATGGATTCAATTTCGTTGAATACTTCATGAGTTCGATGCACTATTCACCAGCCACAGCAGCAAACATGGTCACTAACTTTATGGGAACAACGTTTTTGCTCACTCTTCTTGGTGGTTTTATTGCCGATTCTTTCCTTACTAATTTCACAACTTTCATCATCTTTTGTTGCTTGGAACTCATG GGATTAATCTTGCTGACATTCCAATCTTATAGCCCCAAGCTCCAGCCTGAGAGTGATAAAACACCCTCAACTCTTCAAGCAACGATTCTTTTTACAGGACTTTATGCGATGGCTTTTGGTGCTGGCGGTATCAAAGCCTCGTTGCCCACCCATGGAGGCGATCAACTTGACAGGGGAAATCCAAGACTGATCTCAAGATTCTTTAATTGGTTTTACTTCTCTATATGTTGTGGATCCATCTTGGCAGTAACTATTGTGGTGTCAATCGAGGAGAGCAAAGGTTGGTTTTGGAGCTTTACTATCTCAGCCGGGACTCTAGCCCTTGCACTTCTTATTTTCATGGCAGGGTTACCGTTTTATCGATTCAAGTCTCCTACTGGAAGTTCATTGACAAGGATCACAAAAGTGATTGTTTCTGCTGCACGAAACCGAAATAAGTCTGATTTGGATGAGGAGATGATGCAAAGTCTTACCTCTACGGACGAGGGCATTTCTCATACCAAGTTGAA GTGTTTAGATAAAGCAATGTTGAACAAAAACATCTCAGCAATAGAAGTTGCGGAAACAAGAACATTTTTGGGTCTCCTGCTAATCTTTTTTAGCACGATTGCTATGAACTGCTGCTTGGCACAACTATCGACTTTCTCGGTACAACAAGGCATGATCATGGATAGAAAACTCTTTGGTTCCTTCGAGATCCCCGTGCCTTCTCTGGTCGTTATTCCTCTACTCCTCGTGATTTTATCAATACCTTTATATGACTATTTCGGAAAAGGGATCTCATCAGACATATCACCAAGCTTCAATTTAAATCGCATCCGACTTGGCCTAGCTCTCTCATCTTTTTCGATGGTGGTTGCAGCGATTGTGGAAACGACGAGGAAATATGTAGCGGTTCATTACGACTTCAAAATATCTGTTTTATGGCTAATGGTTCAGTATCTGATGCTAACTGTGGCTGATACGTTGGCATTTGGAGGGATGCTAGATTTCTTTTATAGAGAAGCTCCATCGAACATGAAAAGTATGAGCACGGCATTGGGCTGGTGTTCGGCCGCATTTGGTTTCTTCCTTAGCACAGCTCTTGTGGAGATCACCAATACGATCACAGGTTGGCTTGGTCATCAATGGCTTGGTGGAGAAGATCTCAACGAAACAAGTCTTGAATTGTTTTATGTGGTCCTTTTTGTTCTTAATACTCTTAATCTTCTTAACTATAACTTCTGGACTAAGGGATATTAA